The genomic segment TGCGCTGAAGCCCGTCTGATACGTCACCGAATAGATGTCGGAAAACAGGGTGCGTCCGTCGACGGCGGCGACGCGGTTCCAGTGTGCGCCGTCGATCTTGTCGGTATACGTGAGCCCGATCGTGTTCTGGCCGCGGAGGTCTCGGCGCAGGCGTACGGCGTTAAAAAATGCCGGGTCGAGCTGGGAAAGGAATTGCCGGGTGTTGTCGACGGCGCTGATGTACGCGACGTTCGTCGCCCCGGTCTTGCCCGTGATTTTGGCCGCACTCAGCGGATTGCCGATGCGCCGGGTATAGATGAGCTGGGACGGGGTCTGGAACTGCTCGATCCCGTCGAGGAAGAAGGGGCGTTTTTCCGGGACGAAGACCGCGCGGCGCGGGTCGTACTGGATCTGGGCGACATCGGCCTCGACCTGGGAAAAATCGGGGTTGACCGTCCCGTTGAATGTCAGGTTGTTGGATATGCCCCAGCGGACGTTGACGCCGAGCGGGTCGCGGGCGTTGAGGTCCCAGCCGGCCGTGGGGTCGAGCCGGCTCACCGCGCCCGTGACTTCCGGACTGATATCGAGCACCAGCCCTCGCCGCAGGTCGGTCAGCTGACGCAACTGCCCGTTCTGGGACAGGAACGACGCGCTCGCGAGCCGGACGGGCGCCCAGGTGTTGGAGAAGCCGGAGTGCTGCACCTGGCGAATGATGTTGAAGCCCCAGTCCTGCACGAAGTCCGACTGGTAGCGGAGGCTTTTGAAGGGGACGCGGATCTCGATCTCGTAGCCATAGGGTGTCAGATGGCCCTTCGATTCGTAGACGTAGTCCGGGCTGTAGTCCACGACATACGGTCTGCCGTTGCCGAAGGAGACGCCGGCGGAGACGGCGTCGCGCAGGATCCCGTCCGCCTGCTGCCCCAGCGCGTTGACGCCGATGACGACGGCCTGCCGGCTGTCGTTGTAGGTGTCCAGCAGAATCTGCACGTAGTCTTCCCCTTCGAGCTTGTCGCGGTCGGCGAGGGTGGCCCGGACTTCGTTGTGCGTCTCGTAGGCGCGGATGCCGAAGTGGATCGCCGTGGGGGAATACCAGACGAGCACGTGGGTGGTGTCGGTGGCCGGCCGGCCGTCGATCGGGAGGTAGTCGTAGAATCCGGTGAACAACGCCGCATCCTGCCACACCGGCTCGTCCAGCACGCCGTCGATCTCGATGTCGGCGTCGTCGACGCGGGGGATGTCCCTGACCACCGCCCCCGGCTTTTCCGGGTCGGGCGACAGATCGTGCGCATGCGAAATACCGAGGGACAGGGGTAGAAGCAGAACGGCGGCAAACAGCGTGCGCCGAAACAGAAAGCTCATGAGAAAAGGATGTTCGTGATGCGACGTCGGGCGTGGCAGGCGATACGCGTCAACCGGTGGGCTGTTGCACCTCCATACGCCGGCCGATCTCGTATTCTTTCGGGGGCTCCACCCCCTTCAGGTTTCGGACGAAATAATCCCAGCGCCGGCGCATGAAATACGCCGACGCGCTGCCGAAGCCGTGACGCGCGTTGGGGATCATCAACAGGTCGAAATCCTTGTTCGCCTTGATGAGGGCATCGACGAGCGCCAGCGTATTGTAAGGCGGGACATTGTTGTCCATGGTGCCGTGGGCGATGAGCAGCTTGCCCTTCAGGTTGCCGGCCTGCAGCTGATTGGCCTGGTTGTCGTAATTGGTCGTGCCGTCCGGGTACCGCTCGAGCAGGCCCTGCCATTTTTCGCCCCAATCGTCTTCGTAGATCCGGTTGTCGTGGTTGCCGGCGCTGGAAACCGCGACATCGTAGAAGTCGGGATACCGGAGCATGGCGGCCGCCGAGGCGAAGCCGCCGCCGGAGTGGCCGTAGATGCCCACGCGGCTGTCATCGATCCACGGGTTGCTTTTCGCCAGCTGCTGGATGGCCGTGATCTGGTCCGGCAGGCCGTTGTCGCCCATGTTGCCGTAATAGGCGTCGTGAAACGACTTCGAGCGGCCGGGCGTGCCCATGGCGTCGATCTCGATGACGACAAATCCGAGTTCCGCGATGGCCTGCTTGTCGCCGCGCGCCGCGGCGAAGCTGCGCGAGCCGACGCTGCCGGACTGGGGGCCCGGGTAGATGTAGTTGATGACGGGGTACCGTTGCGCCGCGTCGAACTGGGAGGGGCGATACATCAACCCGTAGAGATCGGTCACGCCGTCCCGGGCCTTTACGGTGATGGGGATGGGCGGCTGCCAGCCGGCGGCCTCGAGGGCCGAAATATCGGCGCGTTCCAGTTCCAGCATCAGCTTGCCCGATGCGTCGCGAAGGACCGTCACCGGCGGCGTGGTCGGCGTGGAATAGGTGTCGACGAAATAGTCGCCCGAGGGGGTGAAGGTCGTGGTGTGATGCGCCTCTTCCGGTGTCAGGAGCTTGAGGTTGTCGCCGCTGAGGTTGACGCGATACAGATGCTGGAAATACGGATCGCCGGCTTCGCGGCCGCCGGCGGTGAAGAAGATGGTCCGGCTCTTCGGGTCCAGGCGGACCACATCCAGCACGGCCCAGTCGCCCTGCGTGATCCGGTGCTTGAGCTCGCCCGTCCCCAGGTCGTAGAGGTAGAGGTGCCCCCAGTTGTCCCGCTCCGAAAACCAGATCACCTCGTTCGAATCGAACAGGACGTGCCAGTTGGCGTCGCTGTAGCCGGACTCGAAGTACGTGTTTGTCCGTTCGGTCAGGACGTCGCGCACCGCGCCGGACTCGGGATCGGCGACGCGGAGGGTGGCGACCTTGTGATCGCGGGAGCTGGAGACGAACGCAAGCCGGCTGCTGTCTTCGCTCCACTCCACATCGAGAAAGCGGCCTCCGCGGCCGGCGATGTGGTCGGTGGTCGTGCTGCGATGCGGATCGGGCGGCATCTGGAGCCGCACGACGCGGGGCTCGTCGACATGGATCACCACGCGCTCGATGCGGAAGATGAGGCTATCGCCCGGGAGCGGATATTTCCAGGCCTCCAGCTTGGGCCGCCCCGTCTCGGTAGACGTCAGGTACATGTTTTCCACGCCGCGTCCGTCGTGCTGGAACGTGGCGATCCTGCGGGAATCGGGCGACCAGAGCAGGACCGGCGTGTCGCTGCGCGTCCAGCCGGCGTTGTTGGTCGCGTAACCGAATTCCTCGACGCCGTCGGTCGTGAGCTGCGTCTCGGCGCCCGTCGCGAGGTCGCGCATCCAGAGGTTATGATCGCGGATGAACGCTGCTCGGGCGCCATCGGGCGAAATCACGCTGTTGCGGTCTGCACGCGCCGCGCGCCGGCGCGCGCGTTCGCAGGTGTATGCGCGGAGGTCGCAGGTGTAGCCGGCTCGCCCGATATCCACCGACACGGACCGCCCGTCCGCCGACAGGGCGATGGTGTTGAACGGCAGCTTATCGCCGGAGAACGAAGAATCGGCGGCTGCCGACAGGGCCTCTGCCAGCCGCGCATGATCGAACGCCAGTTCGCGGCTCTTTCGCCCGGGGTTGACCCGTACGAACTCGCTGCCTGCCGGTGTGCTGTTCCGATACCAGAACGCGTCGCCGCTATAAAAATCGGGGCGGACGGACCCGCGATAAACCAGGGGCCAGGTGCTCGCCGAAAGAAAGGATTCGGCGCGGGTGTAGTCTTCGAATGTGACAGGCTGCTGGGCCTTCGTAGACGCCGGCGCGAGGCCGATGACCAGAAGCAGGGCGAACAGAAACGTGCGCATAGCTATAAGCAGGAATGGTGTATCTTTCAGCACGAACAGTATACGAATCGCGCCGCATTGCGGCGCACCTTTTTGTCCACGTCGCATCCCCCTAAATCTCGTGATTCAGGACGCATTGCTCGAATTTAAACGGTACAAGGCCACGGCGGAAAACGCGATGGCGCAGGTCTCCGACGCGGCGCTGGACGTGGTCCCTGCGCCCGATGGCAACTCGATCGCCATGATCGTACGGCATATGAGCGGCAACCTCCGCTCGCGATTCACCGATTTCCTGACCTCCGACGGCGAGAAGCCGTGGCGCCGGCGCGACGAAGAGTTCCACGATCGCCCCTTTCCGGACCGCGCCGCCATGATGGCGTACTGGGAGGAGGGCTGGGAGGTGGTCTGGCGCGAGGTGGGCGCCCTTACGGATGCCGATGCGGACCGGACGGTCACGATTCGCGCGCAACCCCTCACCGTCCGCGCCGCGCTGCTGCGGGCGGTCGCCCACGTCGCCTACCACGTCGGCCAGATCATCCTGCTCGCCCGGATCCAGCAGGGCACGCAGTGGGACTGGATTTCGATACCGAAGGGGCAATCCGAGACCTACAACCTGAATCCGACACGCGAACGCTCGCCCGACCCACCCCGTTGAGGTGTGCCGCCTCAGCTCGCGAGCAGCCAGGCGGTGAATACCCCGGCGCCGATGAGAAAGACCAGCAGCACCCGCTCGTACCAGAGGATCTTGAAGTACATGCTGACGGCGATCAGCAGGAGGCCGACGGCGATCGCCGCCATCAGCCACACCAGTTCGTCGGCGACGACACTGGCCGGCGACAGGCCGCGGTGGACGCGAACGCCAAAATAATACCCGAGATACCCGATCCCGTATCCGCCGAAAAACACATCGTAGAACGTCGGGGTATCGTCCTGTACGCCGCGCGAGCGGTTGAAGATGACCTCGATGATGTAGCCGATCGGCCGGAACGCGCGGCGCGCGGCGAAAAACACCGCGATGCCGCACGCGATGGCGATCAAAGCGTCCGTGCGCCAGGGATCCATGCCGCCGTCAGAGGTTCACGACGCGTCCGGTGCGGAAGGCCTCGTCGGCGGCGAGCACGATCTTGAGGCTGTTCACGGCGTCGCGGCCGTGGTCGGACAGGTCGACGTCGTTTTCGATCGCGTTGAGCAGAAAACGCTGTTCGAGTTCGCAAAGCGCGTCGTGAGACGGCTCGTCCGACGTATCGATCATGTCGTCCGGCCGGGCGAAGTGACCGCCGGCATCCAGTGCGCTGTGGTGCAGGCGCAGCCCACCGGTTTTCGAATGGTCGTCGATGGTGTCGCTCGTGCCGGCCGGCTTGTCCTCGATGCTCACGCATCCCCGGGGCCCGATCACGTCCTTCACGAAAAACGCCGTCTCGCTCATCATCGGCCCCCAGCCGGCCTCGTACCAGCCGACCGAGCCGTCGTCGAAGGTCACCTGCAGCTGGCCGTAGTTGTACATGTCGGCCGCGATCTCGTCCGTCAGTCGGGCGCCGATGGCGCTCACGCGGACGGGGTTCGCGCCCGTCATCATGCACATCACGTCGACGTAGTGGACACCGCAATCGACGATCGGCGACATGGTTTTCATCAGGCTCTTGTGCGTCTCCCAGTTTTTGCCGCTGCTCTGCTGGTTGAGGTTCATGCGCATCACGAGCGGCTTGCCGAGCGTCTGGGCGATCTCGATAAACCGTTTCCAGGCCGGATGGACCCGCAGGATGTATCCGATCACCAGTTTGCGGCCGTGCTGCCGGGCGAGATCGACGATCTGCTGGGCTTCCTCTACGGTGTTCGCGAGCGGCTTCTCCAGAAACAGGTGCGCGCCGGCTTCGAGGCTCTTCCGGGCATACTCGGCGTGGGTTTCGGGGTAGGTATTGATCGACACGACGTCGGGCTTCGTGGCGGAGAGTGCCTCGTCGAAGCCGGCGAAGGTGGGCAGGCCGCCCAGCTCGGCCGAAAGCCGTTCGCGGCTCTCGGGTTTGCGGCTGACGAGACCGACGATCTCGAACGCATCGAGCTTGTGGTAGGCCCGGGCGTGCGACGTGCCCATATTGCCGCATCCTACGACGAGCACACGGAGTTTTTTACTGGCCATTGCAATGACATCTGGTTGGCGGGGATGGAGCGATCGACACGAGCGCGGCCGGTACGGCGGCCTTTCTGCGTGCGCCGGCGGCTAAAGTACGATGGGGATTCCGGTGATGCCATATATTTCAGGCGCACCTGCCACCGCCCACACCCGCATGCACCATCCGCCCCGATCGCTCGAAGGCTTCGCCGCCCCCTTCCCGTTCACGACCGCGGGCATGGCCCACTGGGTCTACGTGTCCCACGCCTCGGGGCCGCCTGTCCTGCTGATGCACGAATTGCCCGGGCTCACACCGGAGTGCAAGCGGCTGGCCGACACCCTGGCCGCGGAAGGCTTCCGGGTGTATATGCCCCTGCTTTTTGGCGATCCCGAGGAAACGGCGGTGGGATGGAACACTGTTCGAGTCTGCATCAGCCGTGAATTTTACCTGTTCTCGCGGCAAAAAACGAGTCCGGTCGTGCGCTGGATGCGCGCCCTGGTGCGGGCCATGACGGACCGCGAGGGCGTGGACCGCGTAGGGGTGATCGGGATGTGCCTGACGGGGGGCTTTGCGCTCGCGCTCGTCGCCGAGCCGGCGGTGGATGCCGTGGTCAGCGCGCAGCCGTCGCTCCCGTTGCTGTTTCATGGGGAGCTTGGTCTTGCCGCCGGCGAGCAGGCTGCCGTGGTGGAGCGCGTCGGGAGGATGGGTCCCTGCGCCGTCCTCGGCTTCCGCTACGAGAAGGACAGGCTCTGCCGGCAGGAGCGCTTCGACCGGCTTCGCGCCCTGCTGGGCGACGGATTCGACGGACACGTCATCCCGGGAGCCGGGCACGCCACCCTCACGCGCGACCTGGATCCGCAGGCCCTGGAGAACACGCTGGCCTATCTCAAAAAGCGGCTCGCCTGAGCCC from the Rhodothermales bacterium genome contains:
- a CDS encoding Gfo/Idh/MocA family oxidoreductase, with product MASKKLRVLVVGCGNMGTSHARAYHKLDAFEIVGLVSRKPESRERLSAELGGLPTFAGFDEALSATKPDVVSINTYPETHAEYARKSLEAGAHLFLEKPLANTVEEAQQIVDLARQHGRKLVIGYILRVHPAWKRFIEIAQTLGKPLVMRMNLNQQSSGKNWETHKSLMKTMSPIVDCGVHYVDVMCMMTGANPVRVSAIGARLTDEIAADMYNYGQLQVTFDDGSVGWYEAGWGPMMSETAFFVKDVIGPRGCVSIEDKPAGTSDTIDDHSKTGGLRLHHSALDAGGHFARPDDMIDTSDEPSHDALCELEQRFLLNAIENDVDLSDHGRDAVNSLKIVLAADEAFRTGRVVNL
- a CDS encoding DPP IV N-terminal domain-containing protein codes for the protein MRTFLFALLLVIGLAPASTKAQQPVTFEDYTRAESFLSASTWPLVYRGSVRPDFYSGDAFWYRNSTPAGSEFVRVNPGRKSRELAFDHARLAEALSAAADSSFSGDKLPFNTIALSADGRSVSVDIGRAGYTCDLRAYTCERARRRAARADRNSVISPDGARAAFIRDHNLWMRDLATGAETQLTTDGVEEFGYATNNAGWTRSDTPVLLWSPDSRRIATFQHDGRGVENMYLTSTETGRPKLEAWKYPLPGDSLIFRIERVVIHVDEPRVVRLQMPPDPHRSTTTDHIAGRGGRFLDVEWSEDSSRLAFVSSSRDHKVATLRVADPESGAVRDVLTERTNTYFESGYSDANWHVLFDSNEVIWFSERDNWGHLYLYDLGTGELKHRITQGDWAVLDVVRLDPKSRTIFFTAGGREAGDPYFQHLYRVNLSGDNLKLLTPEEAHHTTTFTPSGDYFVDTYSTPTTPPVTVLRDASGKLMLELERADISALEAAGWQPPIPITVKARDGVTDLYGLMYRPSQFDAAQRYPVINYIYPGPQSGSVGSRSFAAARGDKQAIAELGFVVIEIDAMGTPGRSKSFHDAYYGNMGDNGLPDQITAIQQLAKSNPWIDDSRVGIYGHSGGGFASAAAMLRYPDFYDVAVSSAGNHDNRIYEDDWGEKWQGLLERYPDGTTNYDNQANQLQAGNLKGKLLIAHGTMDNNVPPYNTLALVDALIKANKDFDLLMIPNARHGFGSASAYFMRRRWDYFVRNLKGVEPPKEYEIGRRMEVQQPTG
- a CDS encoding dienelactone hydrolase family protein, which gives rise to MHHPPRSLEGFAAPFPFTTAGMAHWVYVSHASGPPVLLMHELPGLTPECKRLADTLAAEGFRVYMPLLFGDPEETAVGWNTVRVCISREFYLFSRQKTSPVVRWMRALVRAMTDREGVDRVGVIGMCLTGGFALALVAEPAVDAVVSAQPSLPLLFHGELGLAAGEQAAVVERVGRMGPCAVLGFRYEKDRLCRQERFDRLRALLGDGFDGHVIPGAGHATLTRDLDPQALENTLAYLKKRLA
- a CDS encoding DUF1572 family protein, with translation MIQDALLEFKRYKATAENAMAQVSDAALDVVPAPDGNSIAMIVRHMSGNLRSRFTDFLTSDGEKPWRRRDEEFHDRPFPDRAAMMAYWEEGWEVVWREVGALTDADADRTVTIRAQPLTVRAALLRAVAHVAYHVGQIILLARIQQGTQWDWISIPKGQSETYNLNPTRERSPDPPR
- a CDS encoding DUF5916 domain-containing protein, with protein sequence MSFLFRRTLFAAVLLLPLSLGISHAHDLSPDPEKPGAVVRDIPRVDDADIEIDGVLDEPVWQDAALFTGFYDYLPIDGRPATDTTHVLVWYSPTAIHFGIRAYETHNEVRATLADRDKLEGEDYVQILLDTYNDSRQAVVIGVNALGQQADGILRDAVSAGVSFGNGRPYVVDYSPDYVYESKGHLTPYGYEIEIRVPFKSLRYQSDFVQDWGFNIIRQVQHSGFSNTWAPVRLASASFLSQNGQLRQLTDLRRGLVLDISPEVTGAVSRLDPTAGWDLNARDPLGVNVRWGISNNLTFNGTVNPDFSQVEADVAQIQYDPRRAVFVPEKRPFFLDGIEQFQTPSQLIYTRRIGNPLSAAKITGKTGATNVAYISAVDNTRQFLSQLDPAFFNAVRLRRDLRGQNTIGLTYTDKIDGAHWNRVAAVDGRTLFSDIYSVTYQTGFSATGDPGETTLAPMWYVAASASGRKYGASFSTTGYHGEFNAESGFINRTGVATMTFRPRITWYGTEGDAVESFTTSITLDGTWDYDRFTRGTGPNDRKLHGNTGYSLRGGWNGGTSVYYESFKYPDELYTDFFVERTDAAGVPVDTVAYSGVDRLTNLGFWTFMSTPQLNTFSSEVFIVAGRDDNFFEWASADIVFIDLALNWNPTDKLRFNLLYSHQQYIRANDRSNVGIRRVPRLKVEYQLTPSLFVRLVGQYDANFVDALRDNSRTEGAILVLDRETGTYQRSVARRTNNVRVDWLLSYRPTPGTVLFLGYGSSLNEPNTYRFNALRRVNDGFFFKLSYLFRV